A genomic segment from Janthinobacterium sp. 64 encodes:
- the trmL gene encoding tRNA (uridine(34)/cytosine(34)/5-carboxymethylaminomethyluridine(34)-2'-O)-methyltransferase TrmL, whose amino-acid sequence MFHVVLVEPEIPPNTGNVIRLCANTGAQLHLVEPLGFPLDDAKMKRAGLDYHDYAKMKVHKNWAAFLADTQPDPARMFAMTTRGSRPFGDVAFLPGDVFVFGSETKGLDPALRDGFPAEQRIRLPMRPDNRSLNLSNTVAVVVYEAWRQHGYQGGA is encoded by the coding sequence TTGTTTCACGTTGTTTTGGTAGAACCTGAAATCCCGCCCAACACGGGCAACGTCATCCGCCTGTGCGCGAACACGGGCGCGCAGCTGCATCTGGTCGAACCGCTGGGCTTTCCGCTCGACGATGCCAAGATGAAGCGCGCCGGCCTCGATTACCACGACTACGCCAAGATGAAGGTGCACAAGAATTGGGCAGCGTTCCTGGCCGACACCCAGCCCGACCCGGCCCGCATGTTCGCCATGACCACGCGCGGCTCGCGCCCGTTCGGCGACGTGGCCTTCCTGCCGGGCGACGTGTTCGTGTTCGGTTCGGAAACGAAAGGCCTGGACCCGGCCCTGCGCGACGGTTTTCCCGCCGAGCAACGCATCCGCCTGCCGATGCGCCCGGACAACCGCAGTTTGAATTTATCGAATACGGTGGCCGTGGTCGTGTACGAGGCCTGGCGCCAGCACGGATATCAGGGCGGAGCTTAA
- a CDS encoding ComF family protein, with product MRTATRHRLEAAWQALRLWLGDTVLPAQCALCGIGCPQVLCPPCRAQYLGQGRGQLRPRCRQCANPLADIEVALLCGRCLRQRPAYDATVTAFDYAAPVDQLLLQLKFGARLALAPLLAELLHVAIQQQPAWQAPQLLCPVPLGPARLTERGFNQALEIARPLARLLDVPLQPRLALRVRDTRAQSAVAPQERRANLAHAFAIAPEHGALLQGCHVGIVDDVMSSGHTVNALATACKSAGAARVSILVVARTPPR from the coding sequence ATGCGGACCGCCACCCGGCACCGTCTTGAGGCCGCCTGGCAGGCCCTGCGGCTGTGGCTGGGCGACACGGTGCTGCCGGCGCAATGCGCGCTGTGCGGCATCGGCTGCCCGCAAGTGCTGTGCCCGCCCTGCCGCGCGCAGTATCTGGGGCAGGGACGGGGACAACTTCGCCCCCGCTGCCGCCAGTGCGCCAATCCGCTCGCGGACATCGAGGTGGCGCTGCTGTGCGGACGCTGTTTGCGCCAGCGGCCCGCGTATGACGCTACCGTCACGGCGTTTGATTATGCGGCGCCCGTCGACCAGTTGCTGCTGCAGCTGAAATTCGGCGCGCGCCTGGCGCTGGCGCCCCTGTTGGCGGAATTGCTGCATGTTGCCATTCAGCAACAACCAGCATGGCAAGCGCCGCAACTGCTGTGCCCGGTGCCCTTGGGCCCGGCCCGGCTGACCGAACGGGGCTTTAACCAGGCGCTGGAAATCGCCCGTCCGCTGGCGCGCCTGCTGGACGTGCCTTTACAGCCCCGCCTGGCGCTGCGGGTGCGCGACACGCGGGCGCAAAGCGCGGTGGCGCCGCAGGAACGGCGAGCCAACCTGGCGCACGCGTTCGCCATCGCGCCGGAACACGGGGCGTTATTGCAAGGGTGTCATGTGGGCATCGTCGACGACGTGATGAGCAGCGGCCATACCGTCAACGCCCTGGCCACCGCCTGCAAGAGCGCAGGCGCGGCCAGGGTCAGCATACTGGTGGTGGCGCGCACGCCGCCACGCTAG
- a CDS encoding methyltransferase domain-containing protein: MPVPANPPKMSAPIDAVQVRDFFSRPARVAPSDFLRREVSARMHERLELVKITPLRVLDAGCGPGADLAQLHKDYPAAQIIGLDAAQAMMQAARAPASKLASLNQFLSKLLPAKAGVDLLCGDLGDLPLAQGSIDLVWSNLALHWHAQPDRVFAEWRRALRLDGLLMFSCFGPDTFREVRDAFAEADLYSHALPFVDMHDFGDMLVETGFSTPVLDMEIITVTYDTAEKLLADVRAFGGNPLTTRRRGLMGKAAWQRMLAALEKTRRPDGKLGLSFEVIYGHAFRPAPRVTRNGEAIIRFDLPRKPK, translated from the coding sequence ATGCCTGTTCCCGCCAATCCACCCAAAATGAGTGCGCCCATCGATGCGGTGCAAGTACGCGATTTCTTTTCCCGTCCCGCGCGCGTCGCGCCGTCGGACTTCCTGCGCCGCGAAGTGTCGGCACGCATGCACGAGCGCCTGGAGCTGGTGAAAATCACGCCCTTGCGCGTGCTCGACGCCGGCTGCGGCCCGGGCGCGGACCTGGCGCAGTTGCACAAGGATTATCCCGCCGCGCAGATTATCGGCCTCGATGCAGCGCAAGCGATGATGCAGGCGGCGCGCGCGCCCGCGTCGAAACTGGCCAGTTTGAACCAGTTCCTCAGCAAACTCTTGCCGGCCAAGGCGGGCGTGGATTTGCTGTGCGGCGACCTCGGTGACTTGCCGCTGGCGCAGGGCAGCATCGACCTCGTGTGGTCGAATCTGGCGCTGCACTGGCACGCGCAACCCGACCGCGTGTTTGCCGAATGGCGGCGCGCGCTGCGCCTCGATGGCTTGCTGATGTTTTCCTGTTTCGGTCCCGACACCTTCCGCGAAGTGCGCGACGCCTTTGCCGAGGCCGATTTATATTCGCACGCCTTGCCCTTTGTCGACATGCACGACTTCGGCGACATGCTCGTCGAGACGGGTTTTTCCACGCCCGTGCTGGACATGGAAATCATTACGGTGACCTACGACACGGCGGAAAAACTGCTGGCCGACGTGCGCGCCTTTGGCGGCAACCCGCTGACCACGCGCCGGCGCGGCCTGATGGGCAAGGCGGCCTGGCAGCGCATGCTGGCTGCGCTGGAAAAGACGCGCCGTCCCGACGGCAAGCTGGGCCTGAGTTTCGAGGTCATCTATGGCCATGCCTTCCGTCCCGCGCCGCGCGTGACGCGCAACGGGGAAGCCATCATCCGCTTCGATTTGCCGCGCAAACCCAAATAA
- the coxB gene encoding cytochrome c oxidase subunit II, with translation MTHAKRLQSLLLGLSLTAFGIGRWATAAPAASTYPGTGGPVPFEMNLQPPATQIAHEIYDLHTLMMIICLVIFVAVFGVMFYSIFKHRKSLGHKPATFHESTTVEIAWTVVPFLIVIGMALPATRTVVGMKDTSNADITIKATGMQWKWGYDYLKGEGEGISFLSNLATPRSQVGAPGMPPTEKRGENYLIEVDNEVVVPVNKKIRVVLTANDVIHAWSVPAFGVKQDAIPGFVRDTWFKADHIGTFRGNCAELCGKEHAFMPIVVKVVSNEDYKAWVDVKQKEMAALADDPSKVWTIDELKVKGEKVYAANCVLCHQATGKGVPGAFAPLDGSAVVNGPKADQIHVLLNGQKSGKYPAEMPAWKQLSDTEIAAVITYTRNSWSNKAAENIVQPAEIVAARK, from the coding sequence ATGACACATGCAAAGCGACTTCAATCGTTGCTGCTCGGGCTGTCTTTGACAGCGTTTGGCATCGGGCGATGGGCCACGGCGGCACCGGCTGCCAGCACCTATCCCGGCACCGGCGGTCCCGTGCCGTTCGAAATGAATCTGCAACCGCCGGCGACGCAGATCGCCCACGAAATCTACGATTTGCACACCCTGATGATGATCATCTGCCTGGTGATCTTCGTGGCCGTGTTCGGCGTCATGTTCTATTCCATCTTCAAGCACCGCAAGTCCCTGGGCCACAAGCCGGCCACCTTCCACGAAAGCACCACCGTCGAGATCGCCTGGACCGTCGTGCCTTTCCTGATCGTCATCGGCATGGCCCTGCCTGCCACGCGCACCGTCGTGGGCATGAAGGACACCTCGAACGCCGACATCACCATCAAGGCCACGGGCATGCAGTGGAAATGGGGCTATGACTACCTGAAAGGCGAGGGTGAAGGCATTTCCTTCCTCTCCAACCTGGCCACGCCGCGCTCGCAAGTGGGTGCGCCTGGCATGCCGCCGACGGAAAAACGCGGTGAAAACTATCTGATCGAAGTCGATAACGAAGTCGTCGTGCCGGTCAACAAAAAGATCCGCGTGGTGCTGACGGCCAACGATGTCATCCACGCCTGGTCCGTGCCCGCCTTTGGCGTCAAGCAAGATGCAATTCCCGGCTTCGTGCGCGACACCTGGTTCAAGGCCGACCATATCGGCACCTTCCGCGGCAATTGCGCCGAGCTGTGCGGCAAGGAACACGCGTTCATGCCCATCGTCGTCAAGGTCGTGTCCAACGAAGACTACAAGGCCTGGGTTGATGTAAAACAAAAGGAAATGGCGGCATTGGCTGATGATCCAAGCAAGGTGTGGACCATCGACGAATTGAAGGTCAAGGGCGAGAAAGTGTATGCGGCCAACTGCGTGCTCTGCCACCAGGCGACGGGCAAGGGCGTGCCGGGTGCGTTCGCGCCGCTGGACGGCTCGGCCGTGGTGAACGGTCCGAAAGCGGATCAGATCCACGTCTTGCTGAACGGGCAAAAGAGCGGCAAGTATCCCGCTGAAATGCCAGCCTGGAAACAGCTGTCCGACACGGAAATTGCCGCAGTGATCACTTACACGCGCAATTCCTGGTCGAACAAGGCCGCAGAGAACATCGTTCAACCAGCCGAAATCGTGGCTGCACGCAAGTAA
- the ctaD gene encoding cytochrome c oxidase subunit I, with protein sequence MSTSTSTLDHAGHDHAHDHPTGYRRWLFATNHKDIGTLYLWFSFIMLLSGGVLALMIRTELFHPGLQFFHPEFFNQLTTMHGLVMVFGAIMPAFVGYANWMIPLQVGASDMAFARMNNFSFWLLPPAALLLATSFLVPGGATAAGWTLYAPLSTQMGPGMDMAIFAMHLMGASSIMGSINIIVTILNMRAPGMTLMKMPMFCWTWLITAYLLIAVMPVLAGAITMTLTDRHFGTSFFNAAGGGDPVMYQHIFWFFGHPEVYIMILPAFGIVSQILPAFARKPLFGYASMVYATASIAILSFIVWAHHMFTTGMPVTSQLFFMYATMLIAVPTGVKVFNWIATMWKGSMTFETPMLFSVGFIFVFTMGGFTGLILAVTPIDIQLQDTYYVVAHFHYVLVAGSLFALFAGFYYWSPKWTGHMYNETRGKIHFWLSLITFNVTFFPMHFLGLAGMPRRYADYPAQFTDFNMIASIGGFGFGLMQVYFLFFVVLPTIRGGKAAPAKPWEGAEGLEWTVPSPAPFHTFETPPTVK encoded by the coding sequence ATGAGTACTAGCACGAGCACCTTGGACCACGCCGGTCACGATCACGCCCACGACCACCCGACTGGCTACCGCCGCTGGCTGTTTGCCACCAACCACAAGGATATCGGTACCCTGTACCTGTGGTTTTCGTTCATCATGCTGCTGTCGGGCGGCGTGCTGGCCCTGATGATACGCACGGAACTGTTTCATCCAGGCTTGCAATTCTTTCACCCCGAATTTTTCAACCAGCTGACCACCATGCACGGCCTGGTGATGGTGTTTGGCGCCATCATGCCGGCCTTCGTCGGCTACGCCAACTGGATGATCCCGCTGCAAGTGGGCGCATCCGACATGGCGTTTGCCCGCATGAACAACTTCTCGTTCTGGCTGCTGCCACCGGCCGCGCTGCTGCTGGCCACGTCCTTCCTCGTGCCGGGCGGCGCCACGGCTGCCGGCTGGACCCTGTACGCGCCGCTGTCGACGCAGATGGGCCCTGGCATGGACATGGCCATTTTTGCCATGCACCTGATGGGCGCCTCGTCCATCATGGGCTCGATCAACATCATCGTCACCATCCTGAACATGCGCGCCCCTGGCATGACCCTGATGAAAATGCCGATGTTCTGCTGGACCTGGCTCATTACCGCGTATCTGCTGATCGCCGTCATGCCCGTGCTGGCCGGCGCCATCACCATGACCCTGACGGACCGCCATTTCGGCACATCCTTCTTTAACGCGGCAGGTGGCGGCGACCCCGTCATGTACCAGCACATCTTCTGGTTCTTCGGCCATCCCGAGGTCTACATCATGATTCTGCCGGCCTTCGGCATCGTCTCGCAGATCCTGCCCGCGTTTGCCCGCAAACCTTTGTTTGGCTACGCCTCGATGGTCTACGCCACGGCCTCGATCGCGATCCTGTCCTTCATCGTCTGGGCGCACCACATGTTTACCACCGGCATGCCGGTGACGAGCCAGCTGTTCTTCATGTACGCGACCATGCTGATCGCCGTACCGACGGGCGTGAAGGTATTCAACTGGATCGCCACGATGTGGAAGGGTTCCATGACGTTCGAGACGCCGATGCTGTTCTCGGTCGGCTTCATCTTCGTGTTTACCATGGGCGGCTTCACGGGCCTGATCCTGGCCGTCACGCCGATCGACATCCAGCTGCAGGATACCTATTATGTGGTGGCGCACTTCCACTACGTGCTGGTGGCCGGTTCGCTGTTTGCCCTGTTCGCCGGCTTCTACTACTGGTCGCCGAAATGGACGGGCCATATGTACAACGAGACGCGCGGCAAGATTCACTTCTGGCTGTCGCTGATCACGTTCAACGTGACCTTCTTCCCGATGCACTTCCTGGGCCTGGCCGGCATGCCACGCCGCTACGCCGACTATCCGGCGCAGTTCACGGACTTTAATATGATCGCCTCGATCGGCGGCTTCGGCTTTGGCCTGATGCAGGTGTACTTCCTGTTCTTCGTGGTCTTGCCGACCATCCGCGGCGGCAAGGCTGCTCCAGCGAAACCATGGGAAGGCGCGGAAGGCCTGGAATGGACCGTGCCGAGCCCGGCACCATTCCACACGTTTGAAACGCCGCCGACCGTGAAATAA
- a CDS encoding cytochrome oxidase small assembly protein produces MTEVKTERKKPNNLRTGLILAALAAFFFLSVFVKRMWL; encoded by the coding sequence ATGACCGAAGTGAAAACTGAGCGTAAAAAACCGAACAACCTGCGTACCGGGCTGATCCTGGCCGCCCTGGCGGCCTTCTTCTTCCTGTCCGTGTTCGTCAAGCGCATGTGGCTCTGA
- a CDS encoding cytochrome c oxidase assembly protein — MTTPHQQETRGLNRKMLGKLLVIAVLMFGFGYALIPVYKQICEVMGINVLTQKDGTVAYDNNTQVDTTRSITVEFDGNAQGPWRFRPTVSSMQVHPGELVTVMYEVVNTQNRVVNAQAIPSYAPQSATPHFKKVECFCFKQQTLKPKEARQMPVVFFLDPALPKEVKTITLSYTFFEIAGLSQAQTPAVQ, encoded by the coding sequence GTGACGACGCCCCACCAACAGGAGACACGCGGCCTGAACCGCAAGATGCTGGGCAAGCTGCTCGTCATTGCCGTGCTGATGTTTGGCTTTGGCTATGCCCTGATTCCCGTCTACAAGCAGATTTGCGAAGTGATGGGCATCAACGTGCTGACGCAAAAAGATGGCACGGTGGCGTACGACAACAATACGCAAGTCGACACCACGCGCAGCATTACCGTCGAGTTCGACGGCAATGCGCAGGGGCCATGGCGCTTCCGCCCGACCGTGTCGAGCATGCAAGTGCATCCGGGCGAACTGGTGACCGTCATGTATGAAGTGGTCAACACGCAAAACCGCGTCGTCAATGCGCAAGCGATCCCCAGCTATGCGCCGCAGAGCGCCACGCCGCATTTCAAGAAGGTCGAGTGCTTCTGCTTCAAGCAGCAGACCTTGAAACCGAAGGAAGCGCGGCAGATGCCGGTGGTGTTCTTCCTCGATCCGGCCCTGCCGAAAGAGGTCAAAACCATCACCCTGTCGTACACGTTTTTCGAGATTGCCGGTCTGAGCCAGGCTCAGACGCCGGCCGTCCAATAG
- a CDS encoding DUF2970 domain-containing protein, with protein MAKPDQPEKASFLYSLRAVVWSFTGLRRKSDFDTDSAKLNPVHIVIAGFLVVACLIGILISIVKFVVL; from the coding sequence ATGGCCAAGCCAGACCAGCCGGAAAAAGCGTCGTTCCTGTATTCGCTGCGCGCCGTCGTGTGGTCATTCACGGGCTTGCGCCGCAAGAGCGATTTCGACACGGATTCGGCCAAGCTCAATCCCGTGCACATCGTCATCGCCGGCTTCCTGGTGGTCGCCTGCCTGATCGGCATCCTGATTTCAATTGTTAAATTCGTCGTTTTATAA
- a CDS encoding cytochrome c oxidase subunit 3 yields the protein MSSNHAAVPYYFVPGPSRWPMLGGASLLLTMIGASAWVNDVSWGPYVNYLGLAGILLVLYFWFGDAISESEQGLYSERIDHSFRWSMSWFIFSEVMFFAAFFGALFYARSISMPWLADLDHKVIWPDFAAQWGNTGPAGTVQEFTTMTPFWIPTINTALLLLSGVTLTISHHALRAGHRGMTALFLFATILLGAIFMGFQVYEYMHAYSELNLKLTSGIYGATFFMLTGFHGFHVTLGAIMLSVILYRVLKGHFTPEHHFGFEGAAWYWHFVDVVWLGLYVVVYWL from the coding sequence ATGAGTTCCAACCACGCCGCCGTACCTTATTATTTCGTGCCCGGCCCGTCGCGCTGGCCCATGCTGGGCGGCGCCAGCCTGCTGCTGACCATGATCGGCGCCTCGGCCTGGGTCAACGACGTCTCCTGGGGCCCGTACGTCAATTACCTGGGCTTGGCCGGCATCTTGCTGGTGCTGTATTTCTGGTTCGGCGACGCCATCAGCGAATCGGAGCAGGGCCTGTACAGCGAGCGCATCGACCACTCATTCCGCTGGAGCATGAGCTGGTTCATCTTTTCGGAAGTCATGTTCTTCGCCGCTTTCTTCGGCGCCCTGTTCTATGCGCGCAGCATTTCCATGCCGTGGCTGGCCGACCTCGACCACAAGGTGATCTGGCCTGACTTCGCCGCTCAGTGGGGCAATACGGGCCCGGCCGGCACGGTGCAGGAATTCACCACCATGACGCCGTTCTGGATTCCGACCATCAACACGGCCTTGCTGCTGCTGTCTGGCGTCACGTTGACCATCTCGCACCACGCGCTGCGCGCCGGCCACCGCGGCATGACGGCCCTGTTTCTGTTCGCCACGATCTTGCTGGGCGCCATCTTCATGGGCTTCCAGGTGTACGAGTACATGCACGCCTACAGCGAACTGAACTTGAAATTGACGTCCGGCATCTACGGCGCCACCTTCTTCATGCTGACGGGCTTCCACGGCTTCCACGTGACCCTGGGCGCCATCATGCTGTCCGTCATCCTGTACCGCGTGCTGAAAGGCCACTTTACGCCCGAGCACCACTTCGGCTTCGAAGGCGCCGCCTGGTACTGGCACTTTGTCGACGTCGTCTGGCTGGGTCTGTACGTGGTCGTGTATTGGTTATAA
- a CDS encoding twin transmembrane helix small protein, which translates to MKILVAIAFILILGSLGSALFFLMRDKGKSNRTVQALALRVGLSITLFLLILLAHKLGYIQPTGIH; encoded by the coding sequence ATGAAAATCCTCGTTGCCATCGCCTTCATCCTGATCCTGGGCAGCCTGGGCTCGGCCCTGTTCTTCCTCATGCGCGACAAGGGCAAGAGCAACCGCACCGTGCAGGCGCTGGCCCTGCGCGTGGGCTTGTCGATCACCCTATTCCTGCTGATCCTGCTGGCGCACAAGCTCGGCTATATCCAGCCGACGGGAATTCATTAA
- a CDS encoding SURF1 family protein — protein MLLLVALGVSLAQWQQRRGDEKLARAARLEAGNLAAPLALTAAPMLPSDAQAIEYRRITVTGHFVPAWTVYLDNRPYKGQAGFHVLTPFRIDGSAMHVLVAQGWLPRNNAERTRIPDYTTPTGTVTIAGIARLNAGHVMELGTAPPLAPHAIVQNADIGQLAQASGLALQPFILEQTVDSTATAPASSQLPVRDWPAPDLGADKHRGYAFQWYALALMAFLFFVFTGCRRANKQP, from the coding sequence ATGCTGCTACTGGTGGCCCTGGGCGTGTCCTTGGCGCAATGGCAGCAGCGCCGTGGCGATGAAAAACTCGCGCGCGCCGCCCGGCTGGAAGCGGGCAACCTGGCTGCGCCCTTGGCATTGACGGCCGCGCCCATGCTGCCGAGCGATGCGCAAGCGATTGAGTATCGCAGGATCACCGTCACGGGCCATTTCGTGCCCGCCTGGACGGTGTACCTGGACAACCGTCCTTACAAAGGCCAGGCCGGCTTTCACGTACTCACGCCGTTCCGCATCGACGGTTCAGCCATGCACGTGCTGGTGGCGCAGGGCTGGCTGCCGCGCAACAATGCCGAGCGCACGCGCATTCCCGATTACACCACGCCCACGGGCACGGTGACGATTGCCGGCATCGCGCGCCTGAACGCGGGCCATGTGATGGAACTGGGCACGGCGCCGCCCCTGGCGCCGCACGCCATCGTGCAAAATGCCGATATCGGCCAGCTGGCCCAGGCCAGCGGCCTGGCCTTGCAACCATTTATTCTCGAACAAACAGTTGATTCGACAGCAACGGCGCCAGCGTCCAGCCAGCTTCCCGTGCGCGATTGGCCGGCGCCGGACCTGGGCGCCGACAAGCACCGCGGCTATGCATTCCAGTGGTACGCACTGGCACTGATGGCTTTTCTATTTTTTGTCTTTACAGGATGTCGACGTGCAAACAAACAACCCTGA
- a CDS encoding SCO family protein produces the protein MQTNNPEATQDSSNKQAQTTGRWKLLAVVAVCAFPIIASYFTYYIIKPTGRNNYGALIDPRLYPIPEAALHVTELDGKASPLAQFKGKWVLLQTGPSDCQEACKKQLFDMQQLRLMQGKERERLERVWLVTDGQPLDTLVMREFDGTSMLRVNSDALTAWLPVEPGGKTSDHLYLIDPLGNLMMRFPKDADPNKIKKDIAKLLKASAIG, from the coding sequence GTGCAAACAAACAACCCTGAAGCAACGCAAGACAGCAGCAATAAACAGGCACAAACTACGGGACGCTGGAAACTGCTGGCCGTCGTGGCCGTGTGCGCGTTTCCCATCATCGCTTCGTATTTCACGTATTACATCATCAAGCCCACGGGCCGCAACAACTACGGCGCGCTGATCGACCCGCGTTTGTACCCGATTCCCGAGGCAGCGCTGCACGTGACGGAACTCGATGGCAAGGCGTCGCCGCTGGCGCAATTCAAGGGCAAGTGGGTGCTGCTGCAAACGGGGCCGTCCGATTGCCAGGAGGCATGCAAGAAGCAATTGTTTGACATGCAACAACTGCGCCTGATGCAAGGCAAGGAACGCGAACGCCTGGAAAGAGTCTGGCTGGTGACGGATGGCCAGCCGCTCGACACGCTCGTGATGCGCGAATTCGACGGCACCAGCATGCTGCGCGTCAATAGCGACGCCTTGACGGCGTGGCTGCCCGTGGAGCCGGGCGGCAAGACCAGCGACCATTTGTATTTGATCGATCCGCTGGGCAATCTGATGATGCGCTTCCCGAAAGACGCGGACCCGAACAAGATCAAGAAAGACATCGCCAAGCTGCTCAAAGCTTCGGCGATCGGTTGA
- a CDS encoding COX15/CtaA family protein, with protein sequence MHLSALAQLGLTGLLVALLPLSMVWVSADANKYRKLVWIAVFLTVDLIMFGGFTRLSDSGLGCPDWPGCYGSANPFLAHEHIVAAETLMPTGPVTVVKAWIEMTHRYLAMAIGVLIVAMMVQAWRQWKKSKRQEFAPALPTALFLFVCLQGAFGAWTVTLKLQPVIVTIHLLLGMGLLAMLTWLGGRQDHAVKPLLRADADASVLRPVRALAVMSLVLLTVQIALGGWVSTNYATLACTDFPLCGGKVIPEMDFEHGFHLWRELGKTAAGHYLPFSALTAIHWVHRNFAFIVAAGIGYTVLRAWKLPSLRGTARWVALVLALQVATGLATIYLSWPLSIAVLHNGGAALLVLLLTMLNYKAKFQLDVARNVQRACASAPVPSAPASPSRTA encoded by the coding sequence ATGCATCTCTCCGCGCTGGCCCAGCTGGGCTTGACGGGCCTGCTGGTGGCGCTGCTGCCTTTGAGCATGGTCTGGGTGTCCGCGGACGCCAATAAATACCGCAAGCTCGTGTGGATCGCCGTCTTCTTGACGGTCGACCTGATCATGTTTGGCGGTTTTACGCGCCTGTCCGATTCCGGCCTCGGCTGCCCCGACTGGCCAGGCTGCTATGGCTCGGCCAATCCATTTCTCGCGCACGAGCACATCGTGGCGGCGGAAACGCTGATGCCGACGGGCCCCGTCACGGTGGTGAAAGCGTGGATCGAAATGACGCACCGCTACCTGGCCATGGCCATCGGCGTCTTGATCGTGGCGATGATGGTGCAGGCGTGGCGCCAGTGGAAGAAAAGCAAACGGCAGGAATTCGCCCCCGCGCTGCCGACGGCGCTGTTTTTGTTCGTCTGCCTGCAGGGAGCGTTCGGTGCCTGGACCGTGACATTAAAACTGCAACCGGTGATCGTCACCATCCACTTGCTGCTGGGCATGGGTTTACTGGCCATGCTGACGTGGCTGGGCGGGCGCCAGGACCATGCCGTCAAACCCCTGCTGCGCGCCGATGCGGATGCGTCCGTGCTGCGCCCCGTGCGCGCGCTGGCCGTCATGTCGCTCGTGCTGCTCACCGTGCAGATCGCGCTGGGCGGCTGGGTGAGCACCAACTACGCCACCCTGGCCTGCACCGATTTTCCCCTGTGCGGCGGCAAGGTCATTCCGGAGATGGATTTCGAGCATGGTTTCCATCTGTGGCGCGAGCTGGGCAAGACGGCCGCCGGCCACTATTTGCCGTTTTCCGCGCTGACGGCCATCCACTGGGTGCACCGCAATTTCGCCTTCATCGTGGCAGCCGGCATCGGCTATACGGTGTTGCGCGCATGGAAGCTGCCGTCCTTGCGCGGCACGGCACGCTGGGTGGCGCTGGTGCTGGCCCTGCAGGTGGCCACGGGCCTGGCGACGATTTACCTGAGCTGGCCATTGTCGATTGCCGTGCTGCATAACGGCGGGGCGGCGCTGCTCGTGTTATTGCTGACCATGTTAAACTACAAGGCTAAATTCCAACTCGATGTTGCGCGCAATGTTCAGCGCGCTTGCGCCTCCGCGCCAGTGCCCTCGGCACCAGCCAGTCCTTCCCGTACCGCATAA
- the cyoE gene encoding heme o synthase — translation MTTQTISRKPSPRIAQYWALTKPRVTQLAVFCAVIGMFLASEELPDWRAVVFGTLGIWLLAGAAFAVNCLAEREIDARMARTARRPMAMGDITVKQTVVFALVIGGLGMAILYHLVNPLTMWLTFVTFVGYALIYTMVLKPATPQNIVIGGLSGAMPPALGWAAVANDVPMQAWLLVLIIFVWTPPHFWALAMYRRDDYARSGLPMLPVTHGMQFTQFHVWLYSIALAATTLLPFAVRMSGLIYLASAVVLNAGFLYYAWKMYRHYTDLIARKAFTFSIIYLALLFAALLVDHYIPLGT, via the coding sequence ATGACTACTCAGACCATCAGCCGTAAACCATCCCCCCGCATCGCCCAGTATTGGGCGCTGACCAAGCCCCGCGTGACGCAACTGGCCGTGTTTTGCGCCGTCATCGGCATGTTCCTGGCCAGCGAGGAGTTGCCCGACTGGCGCGCGGTGGTGTTCGGCACCCTCGGCATCTGGCTGCTGGCCGGCGCCGCGTTTGCCGTCAATTGCCTGGCCGAGCGCGAAATCGATGCGCGCATGGCCCGCACGGCGCGCCGTCCGATGGCCATGGGCGACATCACCGTCAAGCAAACGGTGGTGTTCGCGCTGGTGATCGGCGGCCTGGGCATGGCGATTCTGTACCACCTCGTCAATCCGCTGACCATGTGGCTGACCTTTGTCACCTTTGTCGGCTATGCGCTGATCTACACCATGGTGCTCAAACCCGCTACGCCGCAAAACATCGTCATCGGCGGCTTGTCCGGCGCCATGCCGCCCGCGCTGGGCTGGGCCGCCGTCGCCAACGACGTGCCGATGCAGGCGTGGCTGCTGGTGCTGATCATTTTCGTCTGGACGCCGCCGCACTTCTGGGCGCTGGCCATGTACCGGCGCGACGATTACGCGCGCTCGGGCTTGCCCATGCTGCCCGTCACGCACGGCATGCAATTCACGCAATTTCACGTCTGGCTGTACTCGATCGCGCTGGCCGCCACCACCTTGCTGCCATTTGCCGTGCGCATGAGCGGCCTGATCTACCTGGCCTCGGCCGTGGTGCTCAATGCCGGCTTCCTGTACTACGCGTGGAAGATGTACCGCCACTACACGGACCTGATCGCGCGCAAGGCGTTTACGTTCTCCATCATCTACCTGGCATTGCTGTTCGCGGCTTTGCTGGTCGACCACTACATTCCCCTCGGAACATGA